The following are encoded in a window of Stigmatopora nigra isolate UIUO_SnigA chromosome 23, RoL_Snig_1.1, whole genome shotgun sequence genomic DNA:
- the gnsa gene encoding N-acetylglucosamine-6-sulfatase: MWFKYVLTCVTVWSSHLGHLDVRGALAKSSRTPNVVLILTDDLDVAMGGLTSLKKTQKLIGDAGITFTNAFVASPLCCPSRASILTGKYPHNHRVTNNTLEGNCSSAAWQKSQEADTFPALLNRLAGYQTFFAGKYLNQYGRAEAGGVEHVPLGWSHWVGLEKNSKYYNYTLSVNGKAERHGDDYGRDYLTDVLANASLSFLRSKSSYRPFFMMVSTPAPHSPWTAAPQYRDRFNDTRAPRDPNFNIHGKDKHWLIRQAKTPMSNSSVLFLDDAFRKRWRTLLSVDDLVEELVGCLRARGELDNTYIFFTSDNGYHMGQFSLPLDKRQLYDFDIRVPLMVRGPNIKAGQISQFLVANVDLGPTVLDVAGINVSKTQMDGISFLPVLNGQINGSSWRSDMLVEYQGEGSDISDPACPLLGPGVSECFPDCVCEDSYNNTYACVRTMLPSADLQYCEFDDDEVFVEVYNLTADPFQLDNIAKTIDQEVLEKMNHRLMMLQSCAGQTCRDAGAYHARFQFHPRRVFDGRRRRTVARLRQKMK; the protein is encoded by the exons ATGTGGTTCAAGTATGTGCTTACCTGCGTCACCGTGTGGAGCTCTCACTTGGGCCACTTGGACGTGCGCGGAGCTTTAGCCAAATCGTCCCGTACTCCAAATGTCGTCCTCATCCTCACCGATGACTTGGACGTCGCCATGGGGGGCCTG ACTTCCCTAAAAAAGACCCAGAAACTCATCGGCGACGCCGGGATCACCTTCACCAACGCC TTCGTGGCCAGTCCGCTGTGCTGCCCCAGCCGAGCCAGCATACTGACGGGGAAATACCCGCACAACCACCGCGTCACCAACAACACGCTGGAGGGGAACTGCAGCAGCGCGGCTTGGCAGAAGAGCCAGGAGGCGGACACCTTCCCCGCCCTGCTCAATCGCCTGGCCGGCTACCAGACCTTTTTCGCCGGGAAGTACCTGAATCAG TACGGACGCGCCGAGGCCGGCGGGGTGGAGCACGTTCCCCTCGGCTGGAGCCACTGGGTCGGCCTG GAGAAAAATTCAAAGTACTACAACTACACGCTGTCGGTCAACGGAAAGGCCGAGAGACACGGGGACGACTACGGCAGAGATTACCTGACGGACGTGCTg GCCAACGCGTCCTTGAGCTTCCTGCGCTCCAAATCCAGCTACAGGCCCTTCTTCATGATGGTGTCCACGCCAGCCCCCCACTCCCCGTGGACCGCCGCCCCCCAGTACCGGGACCGCTTTAACGACACCAGGGCGCCCCGGGATCCCAACTTCAACATTCACGGCAAG GACAAACACTGGCTGATCCGGCAAGCCAAGACGCCCATGAGCAACTCGTCCGTGCTCTTCCTGGACGACGCCTTCAGGAAACG GTGGCGGACGTTGCTATCGGTGGACGACCTGGTGGAGGAGCTGGTGGGCTGCTTGCGAGCCCGGGGCGAACTGGACAACACCTACATCTTCTTTACCTCCGACAACGGATACCACATGG GTCAGTTCTCTCTTCCCCTGGACAAGCGGCAGCTGTACGATTTTGACATCCGCGTCCCCCTCATGGTGCGAGGTCCCAACATTAAAGCCGGTCAGATCAGCCAG tTCCTGGTAGCCAACGTGGACCTGGGGCCCACCGTGCTGGACGTGGCGGGAATCAACGTGAGCAAGACGCAGATGGACGGCATCTCCTTCCTGCCCGTTCTG AACGGGCAAATCAACGGCAGCTCTTGGAGGAGCGACATGCTGGTGGAGTACCAAGGAGAAGGCAGCGACATTTCCGACCCCGCCTGTCCCCTGCTCGGGCCCGGCGTGTCG GAGTGCTTCCCCGATTGCGTGTGCGAGGACTCGTACAACAACACGTACGCCTGCGTGCGCACGATGCTGCCGTCCGCCGACCTGCAGTACTGCGAGTTCGACGACGACGAG GTGTTCGTGGAGGTGTACAACCTGACGGCGGACCCGTTCCAGCTGGACAACATCGCCAAGACCATCGACCAGGAAGTCCTGGAAAAGATGAACCATAGGTTGATGATGTTGCAGTCGTGCGCCGGGCAGACGTGCCGCGACGCCGGCGCTTACCACGCGCG TTTCCAATTCCACCCACGGCGGGTGTTtgacggccgccgccgccggacggTGGCCAGACTCCGCCAAAAGATGAAGTGA
- the LOC144181099 gene encoding ras association domain-containing protein 3-like, whose amino-acid sequence MTWNSTMSSGYSSLEDDSEEYFFTARTSFFKKPLGKVAESKDAEEKEEEKERRLRIQLSPDEIRLKIEQYNTLTRDLLKMSPGVGGVYTGFIKVQMDLRRPVTVRRGRGGGDAAGEAFYLPRGVSNTLHISSNNTVRQVIVALLNKFTVADNPAKYALYKRYHRDEQVSLCKLADGEHPLFLRLSAGPDDDTLAFVLREQQTGEVLWDAFSVPELRNFLRILDKEETEQKEALLRRYDVYRRSLKEALKGARGGAP is encoded by the exons ATGACGTGGAACAGCACCATGAGCAGTGGCTACAGTAGCTTGGAGGACGACTCCGAGGAATACTTTTTCACGGCCAGGACTTCCTTCTTCAAGAAACCTCTGGGCAAAGTCGCTGAAAGCAAG GATGccgaggagaaagaggaggagaaggagaggcgGCTGCGCATCCAATTGAGCCCAGATGAAATCAGGCTGAAGATTGAGCAGTACAACACGCTGACCAGAGACCTGCTCAAAATGAGCCCG GGGGTCGGCGGCGTCTACACGGGCTTCATCAAGGTCCAGATGGACCTCAGGAGGCCGGTGACGGTGCGCCGTGGTCGGGGTGGCGGGGACGCGGCCGGCGAGGCTTTCTACCTGCCGCGGGGCGTCAGCAACACGCTGCACATCAGCTCCAACAACACCGTCAGACAG GTGATCGTGGCCCTGCTCAACAAATTCACCGTGGCCGACAACCCGGCCAAGTACGCCCTCTACAAAAGATACCATAGAGACGAGCAGG tgTCGCTGTGCAAACTGGCGGACGGCGAGCACCCGCTCTTTCTACGGCTGTCGGCGGGACCCGACGACGACACGCTGGCTTTCGTCCTGCGCGAGCAGCAGACGGGGGAAGTCTTG tgGGACGCCTTCTCTGTTCCCGAGTTGCGCAACTTCCTGCGCATTTTGGACAAGGAGGAGACGGAGCAGAAGGAAGCGCTGCTGCGACGCTACGACGTCTACCGCCGAAGTCTGAAAGAGGCGCTGAAAGGGGCGCGGGGCGGAGCGCCGTGA